The nucleotide sequence CCGAAGCCCTTCTTGTCGACCGCGCCCGCCTGATCGAGGAATCCGGACTTGGTGTAGAGATTGCGAAGCTGCGGCACCTTCAGGTCCTGCGACGATGCCACGTGCGCGCCCGCCACCATCTGCCGGTTCGTGCCGGGCCCGAAGTTGGCGGCGGTGTGGCAGTCGGCGCAGGTATTGGAGCCGTCCACCGGAGTGTTGAAGAAGAACGTGGCGCCGCGCTGAGCGCTTCCCTGTCCGGGCGGCGCGTCGGGCAACGTGCGATCGAGATTTTCGTGTGGATTGGGCGGGTAGGTGAGCGCCATCGCGAAGTCACCCATGGCTGCGAACTCGCTGTCGGGCAGCGGCGCCGCACGCCCCATCAAACTCACGATCGCCCCGCTGAACGCCTGGAAGTTGGCGCGATCGCCCCGCCAGTGGAACGGCGCGGTATTGGCGAGCCCGCGCAGCGACTGGGTGACGAGCGGCCCTTTCAGCGGGTGCGTTCCCGACAGCCCGAGCGGATTCGGAACCGGCGGCGGAATGAAGGCGCCGAACGGATCGCCGAGATCCCAGCCCAGATCGTCGGTGTCGCCGAAGATATGGCAGCTCGCACAGGCCTGCTCGCCGTGCGATGAAGTGTAGCCGCCGTAGAACACGCGGCGTCCGTTCACGATCGCGTCGGGCGTCGGGTCGAAGCCGATGCCGCTCACGTCGAGCGAGCTGAAGTCGGTGGTCGAGAGCGTCTGCAGCTGGTTGTGGAAGCGCCCCACCACGTACAGCCGATTGCGGGCGTCGTCCACCACCACGCCGCTCGGCCCGGCCACGCAACCCACGCGCGCGAGCACCGTGCTGGCGGCACCACCGGCCGGATTCAGCACGCCGATCTTGTTGTCGGCGAATGCGGCGACATAGGCCCGCAGCCCGCTGCTCGAGAAGCCGATCGCGCTCGGGATGCCGAGCGCCGAATCGGCCTCGGCCTGGGTTCCCGGCGTGGTGTCGAAATCGATGTGCGGGTTGAGCTTTCTCTGCACCACGTTGCCGGTTCCGAAGTTCACCACGCCGAGGTTGGTCTCGACGGTGTAGCCGGTGATGCGCGGCTCGTAGCGCAGCACGTTCCGGCCTTCGGTGCCGGCGTAGAGGATGCGCGAGTCGGTCGGGCTCACCGCCAGCGACATCACCGTGCTGTTGTTGCCGCCGAAGGTGCGCGAGATGGTCTGGCTCGCGGTGTTCAGCTCGACCACGTCCACTTCGCGCACCGTGTACTTCACGTGCGAGTTCCAGAGATCGCCGTACATGTCGTACCAGCCGGTGCTCTGGTACTGGACCACGATCCCGGTCGGCGGCGCCGGAGGAAGGCCGCCATCGGGCGGCATGTCGTAGTCGGGCGGCATCGAATCGGGCGGCAGCTTGTTGGGCCCGAGAATCGTGGTGTGATTGCCCGAGCCGAACAGTGCCACGTAGACGCGGCTGCCGTCGGCGGTCCGCGCCAGCGCCCTGGGCAGGTGGCCCTGCGCGTCGATCACGTTGGGCGCGGTGGAGAGATTCGACGGGTCATAGACCTTGACCACGTCTTCCTGCGACACGCTCACGTATGCGCGGGTCGGCGTGCCGGCGAACACCACGTCGCCGGGTTCATCCCCGACGCGCAGGGTCGCCTGCACGTTCATGGTGGTGAGATTGACGATGCTCACGTCGTCGGAGAGCTGGTTCACCACCCAGGCGATGCTGTCGTCGAGGGCCGCCACCGACACCGGCTCCAGCCCCACGAAGATCTCGGCGACGCGCGCGGGCGTGTCGCCGGTGAGATCGAACACCGACAGGCGATTGTCGGGCGTGTTCACCACCAGCAGCCGGTCGTGCGAAGGCGTGAGACAGGCGGGGTGAACGTGGGGCGATTCGAAGTGGACGAAGTCGGGCGCGTCCATCGGCCGCGACTGGAGATGCTTCGGTGCGGCGGAGAGTCCGGCGGCGAGAGCAATCAGAGCAAGCGCGAGCGTGACTCGACGCATGGAGAGACTCCGGACTTCAAGACGAGGTTGCGGCCGCTGGGGGGTGGAGGCCGGAGGACGTGAGCCGAACGATGTCGCGTCATTGTAACACGCCCCGCGCCCCGTCCCCAGACCGTAATGGCGCGGCTCGCGGGCGGAATCCGGGGATGGGCGGAGGCTGGACCGAGGCTAGCGGCGGGCGACCGCGGCCAGGAATCCCGGCCCGGCGCGCTGGACCGCCGCGGTCAGCGCGGTGTCGGCGACACCGGGGTCGCAGACCACGTAGGCCCGTTTCTCCCGGACACGAACGTCCGCCGCGCGCACTCCGTGGACCTCATTCAGCTGGGCCATCACCGCGCTCGCACAGCCCTGGCAGGTCATGCCCCCAACCTCGAGCGTGACGATCCGGCTGTCGGCCCGCGCGGCCAGATTGATGGGGCGCGGCAGCGTGCGCAGCTCGCGCATCAGCCACGGGCCGCCGGCGCCGAGCAGCAGCACCGCCAGCACCAGCGCCAGGATGTTGAGACCGTCGGATTTCATGGGCGTCGCACCTCGTTCGGCCGGACCGGGGCCAGAGACTAGCGCATCGGGACGCCCGGCGCCTCGGCCTGGTGACGAGCGGCTCGCGCTCTCAGGGCCAGGTCAGTGCGCGGTCGAGGTCCCGGGCGCCGCGCCCCGCCGGTACTGCATGAAGAGCAGCAGCGGTAACGCGATCAGGAAGGCACAGCCGAACAGAATGAAGATGTGCTCGAACGACAGCATCATCGCCTGACGGTCGACCTGTCGTTCCACCACCGCCAGTGCGCGCGATTCCGCGCCACCCGCCGAAGCGCCGCGCGCCATGAACAGGCTGGCGAGCGCGGCGATCCGATCGCGCGCGGCGGGCTCGTAGCGACTCACGTGCTCGACCAGCAGCGCGCGGTTCTGCGCGGCGAAGCGCGGCAGCAGGGTCGCCGACACCGCGATGCCGACGCTGCCGCCCAGCTGGCGCATGAGATTGAACAGGCCGGTGGCGGCGGGAATCTTGTTCATCGGCAGCTGGGACAGGGCGAGATTGGTGAGCGGCACGAACACCAGCCCGAGCCCCACGCCGCGCACGATCAGTGGCCAGAAGAAATTGCGCTGGCCGCTCAGGGTGGTGAACTGCGACCACTGCCACATCGCCAGCATGAAGAGCAGCGCGCCCATCGAAATGGTGATGCGTGGATCGAAGCGGCCGAGGCGCCGCGCCATGATGCCCATGGTGAGCGCGCTGGCCAGCGCGCCGGGCAGGATCACCATGCCGGTCTGATTGGCGGTGAAGCCGAGCACGGTCTGGAGGTAGACCGGCAGCACGAAAACGGTGGCGTAGAGGCAGATTCCCAGCACGCCGCCGATCGCGACACCCGAGGCGAAGGTGCGATTGGCCATGATCCGCAGGTCGATCACCGGATGCGGCGTGCGCAGCTCGTGCCAGACGAGCGTCGCCAGCGATCCGGCGCTCAGCAGCGCCAGCCCCACGATCTGGCGCGACTGGAACCAGTCGAGCCGTTCGCCGCGCTCGAGCATGGTCTGGAGCGCACCGATCCCGACGGCCAGCAGCAGCAGGCCCGGCCAGTCCACCCGGGTCGAGCGCACCTGGAAGCGCGAGTTCCGGAGGTAGGTGAGCGTGAGCGCCAGCGCCACCGCGCCGAACGGGATGTTGATGTAGAAGATCCAGGGCCAGGCCAGCGCGTCGGTGATCCAGCCGCCGAGCGTCGGCCCGAGCGTCGGCCCCACCATCACGCCGACCCCGAAGATCGCCATCGCCGCGCCGTACTCCTCGCGCGGGAAGACCTCGTAGAGCACGGCCTGTGCGGTCGAGAGCAGCGCGCCGCCGCCCATGCCCTGGACGATCCGCCAGAACACCAGCTCCGACAGCGTGTGAGAGTTGCCGCAGAAGAACGAAGCGAGCGTGAACAGCGCGATCGAGGCGGCGAAGTAGCGGCGCCGGCCGAAGTAGGCCGAGAGCCAGCCGGTGATCGGCAGCACGATCACGTTGGCGACGATGTAGCCGGTCGAGACCCACGCGATCTCGTCGAGCGTGGCGCCCAGCGTGCCCATCATGTGCGGGATCGCCACGTTGACGATGCTGGTGTCGAGCAGTTCGAGCACCGACGCCAGCGTCACCGTGATCGCGATGATCCAGCGATTGCGGTAGGACTCGAGGTCGGCGCGCGCCGGATCGAACCAGGCCGTTCGAGCGGCGTGCACCGGCGCTCCGTTGTGCGATCCGGCCGCCGGCAGAGTGGTTGCCGCCATCGCTGCTTACTTCGTGACGACGGTGGCGGTGACGCTCATGCCCGGACGCAGCGGACGAGCGGGATCGATCGGGCCGTCGAGCCGGATGCGCACCGGAATCCGCTGCACCACCTTGGTGAAGTTGCCGGTGGCGTTGTCGGGCGGCAGCAGCGAGAACTTGGCGCCGGTCGCGGGACTCAGGGATTCGACGTGCCCGGTGAACTTCTTCCCCGGATACGAATCCACTTCGATGATCGCCTTGTCGTCGGGCACCACGTTGCGCACCTCGGTCTCCTTGAGGTTCGCCACCACCCACACGTCGTCGAGCGGCACCACACTCATGGTCGGCTGTCCGGACTGGACGAGCTGGCCGATCTCGATGGTCTTGCGACTCACCACGCCCGAGATCGGGGCGGTGACGCGCGTGTAGGACAGATTGAGCTCGGCCTGATCGCGCGAGGCCATCGCCGCGAGCAGCCGGGCGTCGGCGCCGGTCAGCGCGGCCTTGGCCGCCTCCACCTGCTTCTGCGCGGCGTTCAATTCGGCGTCGGCGGCGAGCGCCCC is from Candidatus Sulfotelmatobacter sp. and encodes:
- a CDS encoding DHA2 family efflux MFS transporter permease subunit — its product is MAATTLPAAGSHNGAPVHAARTAWFDPARADLESYRNRWIIAITVTLASVLELLDTSIVNVAIPHMMGTLGATLDEIAWVSTGYIVANVIVLPITGWLSAYFGRRRYFAASIALFTLASFFCGNSHTLSELVFWRIVQGMGGGALLSTAQAVLYEVFPREEYGAAMAIFGVGVMVGPTLGPTLGGWITDALAWPWIFYINIPFGAVALALTLTYLRNSRFQVRSTRVDWPGLLLLAVGIGALQTMLERGERLDWFQSRQIVGLALLSAGSLATLVWHELRTPHPVIDLRIMANRTFASGVAIGGVLGICLYATVFVLPVYLQTVLGFTANQTGMVILPGALASALTMGIMARRLGRFDPRITISMGALLFMLAMWQWSQFTTLSGQRNFFWPLIVRGVGLGLVFVPLTNLALSQLPMNKIPAATGLFNLMRQLGGSVGIAVSATLLPRFAAQNRALLVEHVSRYEPAARDRIAALASLFMARGASAGGAESRALAVVERQVDRQAMMLSFEHIFILFGCAFLIALPLLLFMQYRRGAAPGTSTAH
- a CDS encoding heavy metal-associated domain-containing protein, encoding MKSDGLNILALVLAVLLLGAGGPWLMRELRTLPRPINLAARADSRIVTLEVGGMTCQGCASAVMAQLNEVHGVRAADVRVREKRAYVVCDPGVADTALTAAVQRAGPGFLAAVARR